Genomic DNA from Marnyiella aurantia:
ACCTTAATTTCTGCTCAATGAGATTTTTAGTAAAATGACAGGAATCGGTGCTGACCGGATTCTGTAGCTGCCGGGTGGCTGAAGTTACTTCTTAATGAACTTCGAACTTTTCACCTGATTGCCTGTATGGATCTCAATAAAATAAACGCCTGGAGTCATTGAGGTAACCGGAATTTCCATTGAATCTGCAGAGCCCTCAATACGGCTGACCAAACGACCCTCGGCACTGAAAATATTTATATGCTTTATTTTCTGTTTGGCCGTTACATAAAGAATATCTGCTGCAGGATTCGGATACACTTTAAAGTCCTGATTTTGTGCTTCGCGTACAGAGAGTGGGCTTTCGTTAATCTTAGCCATATACTGAAATGCTCCGCTTGTATAAATTGAACTGTGTGTTCCTGTGGTAGGATCAAGAATATGAAGACCAGCTCCATTTGAGTAGAGATAGTTACCATTCCCCAATTGCAGGACACCGGCGTTGCCACTGGAACCTGGTGTAGGCCAGGAATTGAGTATGGCGCCCGTAGTTGGATTAATTACATAAATTCCGCGATTATTACCAGAGGCGCTGTGGTTCGCAAATGTGGCCACCACCAAATTGCCTTCAGAATTAAAATTCATCTGCTCGATGTTTGCAAGTACCGGCCCGGGAAGCAGAGAACCCATCACAGTCCCGTCGTATCCCAGAATCTGGATTTCGGAAGGACTGGAAAAAGATGAAACGAATGCAGCACTTCCGTTGTCCACCACATCAAAAGGAGACGTTACCGTTGTGTAATAGCCCAGCGGGGCGCCTGTCATCGACAGTCGGCGTATTGAGTTGGCGGTAGCTCCGTTATTGCTGCCGGCATTGGTAACCCAAACTTCATTGTTTACAACATTAAGCCCGCGAATATTGTCCAAACCCACCACATCGCCCAATAATGTAGAATGCGGAGATCCGTCAAAATTATAGATATAGATATCATCGGCAATCTGATCGGCAATCCAAATCTTGTCATTTACCTGGGCAATGCCTTTGGATGTACCGCTGGGCAATGAAATAAAATTGGCATTGACTACTGCACCCGTAACAGCGTCCAGTTTGTAGACGGTGTCTGTGGATGAGTTGAGAACTAAAACGCTTTGCTGCGCACTAAAATTAGAAATAGTAAGGGAAAACGCGGCTAATTGTAACAAAGTAGAGAATGTTTTCATATTTTTTTTATTAAAAATACGAAAAATAATTAAAACCACAAGAAAAGCTGTAAGCCGGATTCTGTAACCGCCGGAGCGGCTGCCTGTTATTTATCTGCGCTTTACATTGCTGCAAAACTTTAGCTGTTTACCCCTCATCAACGGACGGGCCACCCTTAACTGATGATATACTTAACATTGCACCGCAAAGAGTTTACCTGGTTTCACTATAAATTAATATACATACTTTCTGTTGCACTGGTCCTGATCTCACGACCGGCGGGCGTTACCCGCTTTGCTGCCCTGTGGTGTCCGGACTTTCCTACCCCCGCCTAAACGGGAATCAACAGGCTGCTCTTCTTGTGGAGCGCAAAGATACGAAATTTGCGACTCGCCACAACAGATTACATCCGCGCTGACAGGGAACGAACTAATCAACTAAAAAAGATTCATACAGCAATAGCGGAATAGAATCAAATAATTATCTTCGTGTGCAGAAAATAATGCCAACAGTGATCACAAAGGAGCAGGAATTTGCTAAATTAATAAAGGATAATCAGGGACTGATTATTAAGATTTCGCGGCTCTATACCAACTCGCTGGAAGATGAAGAAGACCTTTTTCAGGAAATTGTGTTACAACTGTGGCGCAGTTACGACACATTCAAAGGCGGGAGCAAGATTTCCACGTGGATGTACAGGGTAGCCCTGAATACGGCAATTACTTTGTTCCGAAAAAAAACCCGCTCTCCAAAGACCGATGAACTGATGGATTTTCACTACAATGATTATCT
This window encodes:
- a CDS encoding T9SS type A sorting domain-containing protein, producing the protein MKTFSTLLQLAAFSLTISNFSAQQSVLVLNSSTDTVYKLDAVTGAVVNANFISLPSGTSKGIAQVNDKIWIADQIADDIYIYNFDGSPHSTLLGDVVGLDNIRGLNVVNNEVWVTNAGSNNGATANSIRRLSMTGAPLGYYTTVTSPFDVVDNGSAAFVSSFSSPSEIQILGYDGTVMGSLLPGPVLANIEQMNFNSEGNLVVATFANHSASGNNRGIYVINPTTGAILNSWPTPGSSGNAGVLQLGNGNYLYSNGAGLHILDPTTGTHSSIYTSGAFQYMAKINESPLSVREAQNQDFKVYPNPAADILYVTAKQKIKHINIFSAEGRLVSRIEGSADSMEIPVTSMTPGVYFIEIHTGNQVKSSKFIKK
- a CDS encoding RNA polymerase sigma factor, with translation MPTVITKEQEFAKLIKDNQGLIIKISRLYTNSLEDEEDLFQEIVLQLWRSYDTFKGGSKISTWMYRVALNTAITLFRKKTRSPKTDELMDFHYNDYLEDDEEKQQQITLLYKVIKMLPKVERAIVMMYLDDLPYRDISENLGISEVNARVKMNRLKKRLKELMEKHA